One Strigops habroptila isolate Jane chromosome 19, bStrHab1.2.pri, whole genome shotgun sequence genomic window carries:
- the NMT1 gene encoding glycylpeptide N-tetradecanoyltransferase 1 isoform X1, producing the protein MADDSETAVRRPPARSPRPPTDENDHEHCSDCENETEHGSNRGGLSPANDSGAKKKKKKPKRKKEKGGDQPDQAQDQPVKVNALPAERIQEIQKAIELFSVGQGPAKTMEEASKRSYQFWDTQPVPKLGEVVNTHGPVEPDKDNIRQEPYTLPLGFTWDALDLGDRGVLKELYTLLNENYVEDDDNMFRFDYSPEFLLWALRPPGWLPQWHCGVRVVSSKKLVGFISAIPATIHIYDTDKKMVEINFLCVHKKLRSKRVAPVLIREITRRVHLEGIFQAVYTAGVVLPKPVGTCRYWHRSLNPRKLIEVKFSHLSRNMTMQRTMKLYRLPETPKTPGLRPMEHKDISAVHKLLTEYLKQFHLTPVMSREEVEHWFLPQENIIDTFVVESAPGEVTDFLSFYTLPSTIMNHPTHKSLKAAYSFYNVHTKTPLIDLMSDALILAKSKGFDVFNALDLMENKTFLEKLKFGIGDGNLQYYLYNWKCPSMAPEKVGLVLQ; encoded by the exons AGGCTTGAGTCCAGCAAATGACAGTGGagccaaaaagaagaaaaagaaacccaaaaggaagaaagagaaaggaggagatcAGCCCGACCAGGCTCAGGACCAGCCGGTGAAG GTGAACGCTTTACCTGCTGAGAGGATCCAGGAGATTCAAAAAGCCATCGAGCTCTTCTCTGTAGGTCAAGGCCCTGCCAAAACCATGGAGGAAGCCAGCAAGAGGAGCTACCAGTTCTGGGACACGCAGCCAGTGCCCAAGCTAG GAGAAGTGGTGAACACCCATGGTCCCGTTGAGCCAGACAAAGACAATATCCGTCAGGAGCCATACACTTTGCCTCTGGGCTTCACCTGGGATGCCCTGGACCTTGGAGATAGAGGCGTG ctgaaaGAGCTCTACACGCTGCTGAACGAGAACTACGTGGAGGACGATGACAACATGTTCCGCTTCGATTACTCTCCCGAGTTCCTGCTGTG ggcGCTGCGTCCTCCAGGCTGGTTGCCCCAGTGGCACTGTGGAGTCCGAGTTGTCTCCAGCAAGAAGCTGGTTGGATTTATCAGTGCGATTCCAGCCACCATCCACATCTATGACAC AGACAAGAAGATGGTAGAGATAAATTTCCTGTGCGTGCACAAAAAGCTGCGCTCGAAGCGGGTGGCTCCGGTTCTGATCCGGGAGATCACACGACGGGTGCATCTGGAGGGGATCTTCCAGGCTGTTTACACGGCGGGAGTGGTGCTGCCAAAGCCTGTGGGGACTTGCAG GTATTGGCACCGGTCCCTGAATCCTCGGAAACTCATCGAGGTCAAGTTTTCCCACCTGAGCAGGAACATGACTATGCAACGTACCATGAAGCTTTACCGGTTGCCCGAG ACTCCCAAGACTCCCGGCTTGCGGCCAATGGAGCACAAAGATATCTCTGCAGTGCACAAGCTCTTGACCGAGTACCTGAAGCAGTTCCACCTGACACCCGTCATGAGCCGAGAGGAGGTGGAACACTGGTTCTTACCTCAGGAGAACATCATCGACACCTTTGTGGTGGAG AGTGCCCCAGGGGAGGTGACAGACTTCCTGAGCTTCTACACTCTGCCCTCCACCATCATGAACCACCCGACCCACAAGAGCCTGAAAGCTGCTTACTCCTTCTACAACGTTCACACCAAGACGCCTCTCATCGACCTCATGAGTGATGCTCTCATCCTCGCCAAGTCG AAAGGATTCGACGTCTTCAATGCACTGGAtctcatggaaaacaaaaccttcctgGAGAAGCTGAAGTTTGGGATTGGGGATGGGAACCTGCAGTATTACCTGTACAATTGGAAGTGCCCCAGCATGGCACCAGAGAAG GTCGGGCTGGTGTTGCAGTAG
- the NMT1 gene encoding glycylpeptide N-tetradecanoyltransferase 1 isoform X2, with amino-acid sequence MGKDKTSHVDLEDIAVALKLSSARSPPLYCPMSCTVALEGVLVLCPCVTTDVGHPPNWVGEIMIPDSPSAGTWGEVVNTHGPVEPDKDNIRQEPYTLPLGFTWDALDLGDRGVLKELYTLLNENYVEDDDNMFRFDYSPEFLLWALRPPGWLPQWHCGVRVVSSKKLVGFISAIPATIHIYDTDKKMVEINFLCVHKKLRSKRVAPVLIREITRRVHLEGIFQAVYTAGVVLPKPVGTCRYWHRSLNPRKLIEVKFSHLSRNMTMQRTMKLYRLPETPKTPGLRPMEHKDISAVHKLLTEYLKQFHLTPVMSREEVEHWFLPQENIIDTFVVESAPGEVTDFLSFYTLPSTIMNHPTHKSLKAAYSFYNVHTKTPLIDLMSDALILAKSKGFDVFNALDLMENKTFLEKLKFGIGDGNLQYYLYNWKCPSMAPEKVGLVLQ; translated from the exons ATGGGGAAGGATAAGACATCCCATGTGGACCTGGAGGACATAGCTGTGGCCTTGAAGCTCTCATCAGCTCGGTCACCTCCTCTCTACTGCCCAATGAGCTGCACTGTTGCCCTGGAAGGAGTTTTGGTTCTCTGCCCCTGTGTCACGACAGATGTGGGGCACCCACCAAACTGGGTGGGTGAAATAATGATTCCTGACTCCCCCTCAGCAGGAACCTGGG GAGAAGTGGTGAACACCCATGGTCCCGTTGAGCCAGACAAAGACAATATCCGTCAGGAGCCATACACTTTGCCTCTGGGCTTCACCTGGGATGCCCTGGACCTTGGAGATAGAGGCGTG ctgaaaGAGCTCTACACGCTGCTGAACGAGAACTACGTGGAGGACGATGACAACATGTTCCGCTTCGATTACTCTCCCGAGTTCCTGCTGTG ggcGCTGCGTCCTCCAGGCTGGTTGCCCCAGTGGCACTGTGGAGTCCGAGTTGTCTCCAGCAAGAAGCTGGTTGGATTTATCAGTGCGATTCCAGCCACCATCCACATCTATGACAC AGACAAGAAGATGGTAGAGATAAATTTCCTGTGCGTGCACAAAAAGCTGCGCTCGAAGCGGGTGGCTCCGGTTCTGATCCGGGAGATCACACGACGGGTGCATCTGGAGGGGATCTTCCAGGCTGTTTACACGGCGGGAGTGGTGCTGCCAAAGCCTGTGGGGACTTGCAG GTATTGGCACCGGTCCCTGAATCCTCGGAAACTCATCGAGGTCAAGTTTTCCCACCTGAGCAGGAACATGACTATGCAACGTACCATGAAGCTTTACCGGTTGCCCGAG ACTCCCAAGACTCCCGGCTTGCGGCCAATGGAGCACAAAGATATCTCTGCAGTGCACAAGCTCTTGACCGAGTACCTGAAGCAGTTCCACCTGACACCCGTCATGAGCCGAGAGGAGGTGGAACACTGGTTCTTACCTCAGGAGAACATCATCGACACCTTTGTGGTGGAG AGTGCCCCAGGGGAGGTGACAGACTTCCTGAGCTTCTACACTCTGCCCTCCACCATCATGAACCACCCGACCCACAAGAGCCTGAAAGCTGCTTACTCCTTCTACAACGTTCACACCAAGACGCCTCTCATCGACCTCATGAGTGATGCTCTCATCCTCGCCAAGTCG AAAGGATTCGACGTCTTCAATGCACTGGAtctcatggaaaacaaaaccttcctgGAGAAGCTGAAGTTTGGGATTGGGGATGGGAACCTGCAGTATTACCTGTACAATTGGAAGTGCCCCAGCATGGCACCAGAGAAG GTCGGGCTGGTGTTGCAGTAG